The following coding sequences are from one Streptomyces sp. V3I7 window:
- a CDS encoding FBP domain-containing protein, producing the protein MNPLTEQEIRTAFVNCTKGEAKRLNVPRDLADRPWGDLDYLGWRDPQAPDRAYLVVELDGQRKAIALRCPSPGAAQTRRSMCTMCLTTHTGGVSLMVAPKAGKAGQQGNSVGAYICSDLACSLYVRGKRDAGVGARLHESLTLDEKIRRTVDNVAAFIAKVTA; encoded by the coding sequence ATGAATCCGCTGACCGAGCAAGAGATCCGTACCGCCTTCGTGAACTGCACCAAGGGCGAGGCGAAGCGCCTGAACGTCCCGCGTGATCTGGCCGACCGCCCCTGGGGCGACCTGGACTACCTCGGCTGGCGCGATCCACAGGCCCCCGACCGCGCCTACCTGGTCGTCGAACTGGACGGACAGCGCAAGGCGATCGCGCTGCGCTGCCCCAGTCCCGGGGCCGCGCAGACGCGGCGCAGCATGTGCACGATGTGCCTGACCACCCACACCGGCGGCGTCAGCCTGATGGTCGCCCCGAAAGCGGGCAAGGCCGGGCAGCAGGGCAACTCGGTGGGCGCCTACATCTGCAGTGACCTCGCCTGCTCGCTGTACGTGCGGGGCAAGCGGGACGCGGGCGTCGGCGCCCGGCTCCACGAGTCGCTCACCCTGGACGAGAAGATCCGGCGGACCGTGGACAACGTCGCCGCGTTCATCGCCAAGGTGACCGCTTAG
- a CDS encoding DUF779 domain-containing protein, with protein sequence MDQEVSRVELTEQAADLVRRLHASHGPLMFHQSGGCCDGSAPMCYPDGEFRTGGSDVLLAELEVEGVDRPVAFWMSRSQYEVWSHTRLIVDVVAGRGSGFSLEAPEGVRFLIRSRVVDG encoded by the coding sequence ATGGATCAGGAAGTCTCCCGCGTCGAACTCACCGAGCAGGCCGCCGACTTGGTGCGGCGGCTGCACGCCTCCCACGGCCCGCTGATGTTCCACCAGTCCGGCGGCTGCTGCGACGGCAGTGCGCCCATGTGCTACCCGGACGGCGAGTTCCGCACCGGCGGCTCCGACGTGCTGCTGGCCGAACTCGAGGTCGAGGGCGTGGACAGGCCCGTCGCGTTCTGGATGTCCCGCAGCCAGTACGAGGTCTGGAGCCATACACGATTGATCGTGGACGTCGTGGCCGGACGGGGCAGCGGCTTCTCACTGGAGGCGCCCGAGGGGGTGCGTTTTCTCATCCGTTCCCGTGTCGTCGACGGCTAG
- a CDS encoding TetR/AcrR family transcriptional regulator has protein sequence MARAGLSTERLVRAGAELADEVGFDQVTVSALARRFDVKVASLYSHVKNSHDLKTGIALLALEELADRAADALAGRAGRDALVAFANVYRDYAREHPGRYAAAQLRLDPETAAASAGVRHAQMMRAILRGYDLTEPDQTHAVRLLVSVFHGYVSLELAGGFSHSAPGSQETWTWILDRLDAQLRKLPEA, from the coding sequence ATGGCGCGCGCGGGACTGAGCACCGAGCGACTGGTGCGGGCGGGAGCGGAGTTGGCCGACGAGGTCGGCTTCGACCAGGTGACCGTCTCGGCCCTGGCCAGACGGTTCGACGTGAAGGTCGCGAGCCTGTACTCGCACGTCAAGAACTCGCACGACCTCAAGACCGGGATCGCCCTGCTGGCCCTGGAGGAACTCGCCGACCGGGCCGCCGACGCCCTCGCCGGGCGGGCCGGCCGCGACGCCCTCGTGGCCTTCGCGAACGTCTACCGCGACTACGCCCGCGAACACCCCGGCCGCTACGCCGCGGCCCAGCTCCGCCTCGACCCCGAGACGGCGGCCGCCAGCGCCGGGGTCCGGCACGCGCAGATGATGCGGGCGATCCTGCGCGGCTACGACCTCACCGAGCCGGACCAGACGCACGCCGTCCGGCTGCTGGTCAGCGTCTTCCACGGTTACGTCAGCCTGGAACTGGCCGGCGGCTTCAGCCACAGCGCCCCCGGCTCGCAGGAGACCTGGACCTGGATCCTCGACCGCCTCGACGCCCAGCTGCGGAAGTTGCCGGAGGCCTGA